The genomic segment TCTTTTAAGGTCTGGTACGGCATACCAAACACATACTTTGAAAAATCTTCTAACTGTCTTTCTTCATAGTCGGCAAGGTTCAGCCGTTTCATTTCCTGCCACACCTTACGCTTGTAAGAGGGCTGGTCGGAAATATATTCACAGCCAACCTTTACCTGCATATCCTTAAAAATATCGCTCATTTCATCACTCCAATCTGAAATTTAGGTAAGAAAAAAGCAGTCAATCCTAAGACTAACTGCTTTGTGTGTATGGATATGAAATTGTAAACTAGATTATCTGTTATAGATTTACAGTCATAATATATTCTTCGCTATTTTCATCAACAACAAGAAAACCTGCTTTCTTATACATCTTTACTGCATAATTATTTTTTTGAACAGATAAGGAAAGTTTTGAATATCCAGAAGTTTTTTCCACCAACAATAACTGTTGCAATAATGAAGTTCCAATCCCTTGTCCTCTATACTTTTGAAAAACAGACATAGCAAGGGACGGTGTATCATTGTCAATGTGTCCGTAATCGTTCATTATTCGTACCCAAATAGCACCAACAACATTTCCTTGAACTTCCGCAACTAAAGCCCTATCATCTTTTCGCTTTCCGAATTCAAAAACATATTCTTGCAATTCTGGGCAGTTAATGATTGATTTAGGTGGTGGCTCAACACCGTCTGGAATATAAATTGCATTATACAAAAAGTCATTGAGTAAATCATATTCTTCCTTTTTTATTTCTCGTATAATATAATCCATAGCTTAACTCCTAATCTATTTTATCTTTTTTCACACCCCGATTATATCATTCGCATATCAGTACCACAATAAAATTTTATGCACCAATAATCTTATTGAACAGCTCTAACAGTACATCTTTCACACCGCCAGCATTGAATACCAAACCGACAGCAATCAAGGCAACTACCAAGAAGCCAATAAGTTTTGAAAACTCACGTTTAAACCCTAAGTAGATACCGATAACCACAATCGCCATAAGCACTAAGCTCTGTGCGTTTGATAAAAACCATTGATACAAATTTTGTCCGAAATTCATTTAATTGTCCTCGCTTTCTTCTAATTGTTTCATTTCATAGTCAGCTTCTTTGCCGATATTCAAAATACACATCAAGACTACACCGATACCCATTCCCATAGATACCAGCAGGAAGTCTTTTAATAATACCCACATTTTTATCACTCCTAACTTTCTACTAAATCTTTTGCAGGGGTCGTCTGCTGTTTGATTATCATTTCATGCTTTTCTGTGAGCTTTGCCTGCTGTTCGATTGTTTCCATGTAGTCTGTACCGTTTCCCTTATCAATCTTTTTCAGCATTTTCAAGGTTGGTGCTACCTGCCTTTGTACCCACCGCAATGTACGGTCTAAGGTATAAGGCTCTGGCTTTGTCGTCAGCTTCAAGCTCTGTCTGTTATCGCCGATAAACCACGCCCAGCGGTCATTGAGTTTCCAGTCATTTTTTCGCTTGTCTGGTTCTTCATCAACAAACCGCACATACTGGTTGATGATAGAAAAGGCGGTCTGCTCTGCGTCATAATAGGTCAGCAAATCTCGTACTGCATAATAGGCTCGTTCATTCCGAAGCCGTATCTCAAAACGGTTGATAATGTCGGCTTCTTCCAGAGGTGTCCCCAGCTTGACGTACTGCTCATAGTCCTTTTCATAGATACAGAAATACACATCTGATTTCAGCGAACCAAGATAAAGGGTACGTCCCATATATTCTCTGTCGTCCTCTCTGTGCTTGATAAGCTCGCCCGACTGGTAAAACTTATAGCTTCTGGACTTTCCGATATATTCCCGTTTCCTGCATTTTTCCGCAAGCTCTGGAATATCCAAAATGCCCGTATGGTCGTTGATAGCAAGGTCGATACGCTTCATCACGCCACCGTCTACGAGTGCGTCCATGAGAAAGTCATACCAGCTTCTTTGCTGTGCCAGCAGGTAACTTTCAAACTGCCTGCACCCACGCCCCTTTAACTCTAAAAGGACACCTTTTTCTTCGTCAGCCGACGTATAGATAAAGATGTCCCCTAAAGAATAATGCTCCGTATAACTGTAACGCCCGTAATCTTCATGGAGCATATAGTTGATATTCAGTTTTAATATGTCTTTGATGATGTGCTGTATATCCAGCGTGGGAAAACGGATTTTCACATAATCAAACAGCATGGTAAGCGGTGCTTCTGGATTGAACCTTGCCAGTTCTTTATGCAGAGTTTCCAGAAGTTCTTTTGACGGCTTCATTTTTCCACTTTCTATCTTGTTGAGATATTCCCTTGTGATACCAGAAGCCAACGCCAGCCTGCCTTGTGAGATACCATAAGCAATCCGTTTCTCCCGTAATTCTTTTATCCATTGTTCTTCATTCAGAACCATACCCCCAATCTGTAAAGTGTGAAGTTTTTTAAGGCGACTTCACAGCCGATTTTTACTAGGAAACCATGTCAGAAGCCTTATGTTTCCTATGTTTTTTGTCTATTGTTTATTTGCAAACGTACCCCTCTGTTAGATACCGAGGGGTTTTATCAGCGGACGGGACAAGCCCCGTCCGCCAAGAACGGAACTTGCGGTTGAGAACCGCAAAACCCGTCCTTGTCGTCCGTGTCTGTGTCCTGCTGTGAACCTTGTATGCCCTCATAGATAACCGCAAAATCTATTCTTTCATCTGAAAGTGCTTCTTTCATTTCTTCAGACAGCCCTTTAAGAAATACATTACATTGCAGACAAGCCTTATCTAAAACTCGAAATCGAAAATAGATTATCCTGCTTTCAACGCAATGTCTACTTTCCAACCTCATTCTAAACTTATGAGGAATGTTGATTTTTTCACGAATAACATCATCAATGATTTTATCTATCCTTGAATGAAATCGCAGATTTGGATTGACAGAATAATCTAAAAAACAATCTAACATATATTTCCTGCAATCCGTTGTAAAAATATCTGTATTCAAGCACAAACAGAGGTAGTTTTTCTCTGTGGGTGCGTGATAAACATTTAATGTGTCCTTATTCAATCACATCTTCCTTTCCTTGTTGTTCTGGCATGACTTGTCTTTCTTGTGCAAGCCTGCCGATTGTTTGTAAAAAATCATGTCCTTTGGGGACTAAAGGCGTGTAAAATTCGCTTATCACGCTTGTTCCCATATCACAATAGCCACGCCCCTTGATACGCTTCTGGAAAAACTGCTTTTTCACATCTGAACCGAACAGCATACCGTAACCTAATTCGCTGATACGCCCAAGTCCCACACGGAAATTGAAGTTATCTCTGATACCGTCAGAGAAATACTTTGCGTCTGGACGCTGGCAGGCAACGATAAGGAAATAACCTGCTTGTCGTCCTAACATAACGATTTTCTTTAACTGGCTAAGCAAGCCCACGCTTTCCTTTGTCCCCAGCATTTCAAAAAATGCCACATATTCATCAAAGATAAGAAAGCAGGGTGGCAGTCCCAGATAGGCGTAGTTTTCGCCCGTCTTATAGTTCGGGTGTTGCTTCATTTCCTCACTTCGCTGTACCATTCCCTCATAAAAGGCATTGACACAATCAATCATTTCTTCTTTGGTGTGATACACATTTCCCATAACTGTCCCTAAGTCTGCAAGGTCAGCGTTCTTCGGGTCTAAGATGTAAAGGACAGCGTTGGTATGCAGTAAGGCTTCAATAAGCGTCAGCAGAAAATAAGTTTTACCGCCACCCGTTCCACCAGCAATCAGAGCGTGAGGGAGTGCGTCATATTCCCAGACAAGATTTTTCATCAGTTTCAGACAGCCGTTTTCTGCCCGTACTTCATCAATGGTAATGCGGTTCGCTATCATATCATAAAGCAGAGTATATTCAATATAGCCGTCATGCAGGGTCTTGTCGGTCAGCTCACAATATAAGCCACTTTCCAATTTATCCTCTAACCGTAAAAGCTGGTCTTGATATTTTCCCAGCGTAATTTCACAGCGGATATGAAGCAGTCCCTTTTCCATTTGATAATAAATCTTTGGAAACCAGACGATTTTTTCCCTTGATCTGCTTTGCAGGTCAGTAAAAAAACCGCTGTCTTGTACGGTATCGGCTTCATACCACTTATTTTCCAGTACCATTCTTGCCAGCTTTTGACGGTGCAGGAGCTTCTTGAAACTATCGTAACAGAAGTGGTAATACAGAAAAACGACCAATGCACAAACACCAGTCGCTATCAGTATAGTTATGAAGTTGTAAGGGGAAAGCGTCAAGCCGTTCTCTAACAAGCTGAAATGTTCCCAATCAGTACGCATGAGCTGTTTGATATTCAGTAGCAGGAGAACCGCCACGAATACAAACAGAAGCGTTCCTATGGAAAAGTAGTAGACAAGGTGCTTGTCGCTGGCTCTGATACGGTGTCCTTTGTTAAAAATCTTTTGCATAAATCAATCACTCCTTTCTGGGTATGAAAAAAGCAGTCAATCCTAAGACTAACTGCTAAAATAATATAACTGTTTATTTGGGCGAAACGTATTAGAGTAAATTTTTCTCTTTTAACATTTCAAGAAATTCTTTATATCCAACACAGTCGCAAGAAACTGTACAAATTTTTTTGTTTCCTACAAATATTTTCAATCCTATTTGCTCTTTTTCTGTGCAACGGGAAATATCATTAAATGAAATTTCTCTTGTTCTTCCAACAGCAGGAGTAATACGCAAATTATTTCCGTCAATTACTACCTTATGTCTTTTTAATGCCCACGCACAAAATTCAATCAATAGAACAAAAATAGCAAAAACAACAGAGTGTCCCACCGTATTATCAAATCCCATGAACAATCCTAAAGCTATTGCAATTCCTACCATTATCAATGAACAAATATGACATACTGTTTGATAGGCGTGTGATACAAAAACAGTATTTGTGAATTTTTCTTTTTTAGTTGCTTTTTGTGTCTTATCTAATACGAGAGATATAATAGGGACAACAAATACAGCAAATATAATAGCTCTTATCATAAACAGCACTCCTTATAATTAAATTTTTCATACCCATATTATAACAGTTTTATATATCCGCTACAACGAAAATCTATTCAGCAAGCCTATTTTTTCGGCTGTCCCTGCGGTGTATGGTTCTGTGGACTGCCTACGTTTTGATTGCCTTTATTCTTCAATACAATATCCTCTGCCTTTACATACCAGTCCACATCTGCACCCGTATAGGTCTTTCTTGATACCGTATCGGCTACTGGATTGACAAGCTCCACAACTGCATTGTACGGAAATTCTCTTAACGGTACTTCTGGCGGTACAGACACGGGGATAATTCCACCATGCAAACTGCACTTCAAATCATAGATACGCTTTTTAAGCTGGGTACTCGGTGTCCCGTCCTCATTCTGTAAGAACACATCACGCACCGCTGTAAATTTTAATTCTCCAAATGTTTTCTCTTTGTCAATAACAAACCCGTTTGATAATCTCATAAATTCTTCACTCCTTTACTTTTCTTCAACTGCTACAATATCATCAGCAACTAACACATAATCGGTATGTCCCATATCCCCGATTGCATAACCTCTGCCGTATAACTTCGGATTGACAAGTTTTACTTTCTGTTCATACTTGAACTTTTTTTCGCCAGCCTGCACGGGAATTTCTACCACAACATTTTCGCCTTTCTGTACGTCAGAATAAAGGTTATAGCTTCGTCTTGCTAAGACCCTGCGGTTATTTTTATCTCTTTCAAAGACTGGCTCACTTTCGCCTGCAAATTCAAGAGTTCCAAAAGACTGTACCATATCTGGCACGACATATTTCATTTCCATATTGTTTTACCTCGTTTCTTTCTATTTTTGATAAATTGATTGTGATTTCTTATTCTGGCGGTTTGGGAAGTACCAGCAATCCCACAGATAGTAAAGGGTAA from the Blautia wexlerae DSM 19850 genome contains:
- a CDS encoding GNAT family N-acetyltransferase, with translation MDYIIREIKKEEYDLLNDFLYNAIYIPDGVEPPPKSIINCPELQEYVFEFGKRKDDRALVAEVQGNVVGAIWVRIMNDYGHIDNDTPSLAMSVFQKYRGQGIGTSLLQQLLLVEKTSGYSKLSLSVQKNNYAVKMYKKAGFLVVDENSEEYIMTVNL
- a CDS encoding DUF3789 domain-containing protein, which produces MWVLLKDFLLVSMGMGIGVVLMCILNIGKEADYEMKQLEESEDN
- the mobT gene encoding MobT family relaxase; the protein is MVLNEEQWIKELREKRIAYGISQGRLALASGITREYLNKIESGKMKPSKELLETLHKELARFNPEAPLTMLFDYVKIRFPTLDIQHIIKDILKLNINYMLHEDYGRYSYTEHYSLGDIFIYTSADEEKGVLLELKGRGCRQFESYLLAQQRSWYDFLMDALVDGGVMKRIDLAINDHTGILDIPELAEKCRKREYIGKSRSYKFYQSGELIKHREDDREYMGRTLYLGSLKSDVYFCIYEKDYEQYVKLGTPLEEADIINRFEIRLRNERAYYAVRDLLTYYDAEQTAFSIINQYVRFVDEEPDKRKNDWKLNDRWAWFIGDNRQSLKLTTKPEPYTLDRTLRWVQRQVAPTLKMLKKIDKGNGTDYMETIEQQAKLTEKHEMIIKQQTTPAKDLVES
- a CDS encoding FtsK/SpoIIIE domain-containing protein, yielding MQKIFNKGHRIRASDKHLVYYFSIGTLLFVFVAVLLLLNIKQLMRTDWEHFSLLENGLTLSPYNFITILIATGVCALVVFLYYHFCYDSFKKLLHRQKLARMVLENKWYEADTVQDSGFFTDLQSRSREKIVWFPKIYYQMEKGLLHIRCEITLGKYQDQLLRLEDKLESGLYCELTDKTLHDGYIEYTLLYDMIANRITIDEVRAENGCLKLMKNLVWEYDALPHALIAGGTGGGKTYFLLTLIEALLHTNAVLYILDPKNADLADLGTVMGNVYHTKEEMIDCVNAFYEGMVQRSEEMKQHPNYKTGENYAYLGLPPCFLIFDEYVAFFEMLGTKESVGLLSQLKKIVMLGRQAGYFLIVACQRPDAKYFSDGIRDNFNFRVGLGRISELGYGMLFGSDVKKQFFQKRIKGRGYCDMGTSVISEFYTPLVPKGHDFLQTIGRLAQERQVMPEQQGKEDVIE
- a CDS encoding DUF6560 family protein: MIRAIIFAVFVVPIISLVLDKTQKATKKEKFTNTVFVSHAYQTVCHICSLIMVGIAIALGLFMGFDNTVGHSVVFAIFVLLIEFCAWALKRHKVVIDGNNLRITPAVGRTREISFNDISRCTEKEQIGLKIFVGNKKICTVSCDCVGYKEFLEMLKEKNLL
- a CDS encoding YdcP family protein, with the translated sequence MRLSNGFVIDKEKTFGELKFTAVRDVFLQNEDGTPSTQLKKRIYDLKCSLHGGIIPVSVPPEVPLREFPYNAVVELVNPVADTVSRKTYTGADVDWYVKAEDIVLKNKGNQNVGSPQNHTPQGQPKK
- a CDS encoding YdcP family protein; the protein is MEMKYVVPDMVQSFGTLEFAGESEPVFERDKNNRRVLARRSYNLYSDVQKGENVVVEIPVQAGEKKFKYEQKVKLVNPKLYGRGYAIGDMGHTDYVLVADDIVAVEEK